One Gallus gallus isolate bGalGal1 chromosome 11, bGalGal1.mat.broiler.GRCg7b, whole genome shotgun sequence DNA window includes the following coding sequences:
- the ZFPM1 gene encoding zinc finger protein ZFPM1 isoform X1: MSRRKQSNPRQIKRSLGAMEEGEDAAAGEQSPMERDGTTSEREGSAECDACSPPSSEEVECKDVPESPKETEKSDPGENTQELSSWNGPGADGGWGWMGTGPADSIPLLADELELVVQDGERRVRARQSLPEGFSWGPFQGSIHSEPTSPGHGEAQSPPVTLVLGDESCWLSCLPLVSGEPDANAVIYRKDDAVWCRTTRAVREDEPMCAFVVAEPAAIPGQAVKAEPGDSPYPAALHSDIQLLPQQAGMAAILATAVVNKDVFPCKDCGIWYRSERNLQAHLMYYCASRQSAGSPAVDEKPKETYPNERVCPFPQCKKSCPSASSLEIHMRSHSGERPFVCLICLSAFTTKANCERHLKVHTDTLNGVCHSCGFISTTRDILYSHLVTNHMICQPGSKGEVYSPGPALPAAKPLTPGLSQPNNAPVLKCSLPAFIPDGLPALPQHVVLHGPLPTILPGPDATPQPASPSDTTTGPASTEAQNGETPGEGQSSSSSGEAIRIKEEPADSPAGSEAEEPKSGEAAGSPSSEPEPSSRTSSPRSLPPGKVKLELASPTPGSSPVPSEPGSGTAGGTVFLPQYLFGHEAAAVVPQASEILAKMSELVHSRLKQGHGAVPPALFTGAPVPKGATCFECEITFNNINNYYVHKRLYCSSRHLAEDSPPGARKLKVPPAAPKGPPGPGTLLSAPSGEGQRAPSGDGDVGRAATPPAPLEESKAVSPEAEVAASGRCSEDSQSPVSSEGDEDPSKTLCEACNIRFSRHETYAVHKRFYCASRHDPPLRRPGLPKVPFVPQPLRTRKRRKLYEIHGAEPPPPPDPKAPAAAPSPSSSPDAEGPIDLSKKPRRRGGEQNAATLLPFADYHECTACRLSFNSLDSYLAHKKFSCPATPLQPGAMEHLQKIKGAVPKGHRDGEGDKTAPAGTTKALPPAYPAATVGDSRYPKGAKGPLSICPYCPLNGTIKGDLIEHFRHVHGLFVAAHGLPDAPRPGGGRTPEPPAASPPRPPAPRLRRDSFNGKEARDAPPNGSPRPPVSPRPPTDKPPTPPSYTDRGVQTPPAKAAPGPVPNGNHRYCRLCNIKFSSLSTFIAHKKYYCSSHAAEHVK, from the exons ATGTCCAGGAGGAAACAGAGCAACCCCCGGCAGATCAAAC gtTCCCTGGGAGCAATGGAGGAAGGTGaggatgctgctgcaggtgagcagAGCCCCATGGAGAGGGATGGGACCACCTCGGAGCGTGAGGGCTCAGCAGAGTGCGAcgcctgcagcccccccagcagcgAAG AGGTGGAGTGCAAAGATGTCCCGGAGAGCCCAAAGGAGACAGAGAAATCAGATCCTGGAGAAAACACACAGGAGCTGAGCTCTTGGAATGGACCAG GTGCTGAcgggggatggggatggatggggacgGGACCGGCTGACTCCATCCCTCTCCTTGCAGATGAACTGGAGCTGGTGGTGCAGGATGGGGAGCGCCGGGTGCGAGCCCGACAGAGCCTCCCTGAGGGCTTCTCCTGGGGACCCTTCCAGGGCAGCATCCACAGTGAGCCGACGTCACCGGGACACGGCGAGGCG CAGAGCCCACCCGTGACGCTGGTGCTGGGGGATGAGAGCTGCTGGCTGTCCTGCCTGCCCCTGGTGTCCGGAGAGCCCGATGCCAACGCTGTCATCTACAGGAAGG ATGACGCCGTGTGGTGCAGGACCACGCGTGCCGTGCGGGAGGATGAGCCCATGTGTGCCTTCGTGGTGGCAGAGCCAGCTGCCATCCCTGGGCAGGCGGTGAAGGCAGAGCCTGGAGACTCGCCCTACCCGGCTGCGCTGCACTCCGACAtccagctgctgccccagcaggcGGGCATGGCTGCCATCCTGGCCACCGCCGTGGTGAACA agGACGTCTTCCCATGCAAGGACTGTGGGATCTGGTACCGGAGCGAGCGCAACCTGCAAGCCCACCTGATGTACTACTGTGCCAGCCGGCAGAGCGCGGGCTCACCTGCTGTGGATGAGAAGCCCAAGGAGACATACCCCAATGAGCGTGTCTGCCCCTTCCCCCAGTGCAAGAAGAGCTGCCCCAGCGCCAGCTCCTTGGAAATCCACATGCGGAGCCACAGTG GGGAGCGTCCGTTCGTCTGCCTGATCTGCCTGTCCGCCTTCACCACCAAAGCCAACTGCGAACGCCACTTGAAGGTGCACACGGACACCCTCAATG GTGTCTGCCACAGCTGCGGCTTCATCTCCACCACACGGGACATCCTCTACAGCCACCTGGTCACCAACCACATGATCTGCCAGCCAGGCTCTAAGGGAGAGGTGTACTCACCAgggccagcactgcctgctgccaaACCCCTCACCCCTG GGCTGAGCCAGCCGAACAACGCGCCCGTGCTGAAGTGCAGCCTGCCCGCCTTCATACCCGACGGGCTGCCGGCCCTACCGCAGCACGTGGTGCTGCACGGCCCTCTACCCACCATCCTGCCCGGCCCAGATGCCACCCCACAGCCCGCATCACCCTCGGACACCACCACGGGACCCGCATCCACTGAGGCGCAGAATGGTGAAACCCCTGGAGAAGGtcagtcctcctcctcctccggcGAGGCCATCCGCATCAAGGAGGAGCCAGCTGATAGCCCGGCTGGGAGCGAGGCAGAGGAACCCAAAAGTGGGGAGGCCGCTGGTAGCCCCAGCTCGGAGCCAGAGCCCAGCTCCCGGACCTCATCCCCCCGTAGCCTTCCCCCAGGGAAGGTGAAGTTGGAGCTGGCCAGCCCCACGCCGGGCTCCAGCCCCGTGCCCAGCGAGCCGGGCTCGGGCACGGCGGGCGGCACCGTCTTCCTGCCGCAGTACCTGTTTGGCCACGAGGCCGCGGCGGTGGTCCCGCAGGCATCGGAGATCCTGGCCAAGATGTCAGAGCTGGTGCACAGCCGGCTGAAGCAGGGCCACGGTGCGGTGCCGCCGGCACTGTTCACCGGAGCGCCGGTGCCGAAAGGCGCGACGTGCTTCGAGTGCGAGATCACCTTCAACAACATCAACAACTACTACGTGCACAAGCGGCTCTACTGCTCCAGCCGCCACCTGGCTGAGGACAGCCCCCCCGGTGCCCGAAAGCTCAAAGTGCCCCCAGCGGCCCCCAAGGGTCCCCCTGGCCCTGGGACGCTGCTGTCTGCTCCGTCGGGCGAAGGGCAGAGGGCTCCATCAGGGGACGGGGATGTGGGGCGCGCAGCcacgccgcccgccccgctggaagaaagcaaagcGGTGTCCCCGGAGGCGGAGGTGGCGGCATCGGGGCGGTGCAGCGAGGACAGCCAGAGCCCTGTCAGCTCGGAGGGGGACGAGGACCCCAGCAAGACGCTGTGTGAGGCGTGCAACATCCGCTTCAGCCGCCACGAGACCTACGCCGTCCACAAGCGCTTCTACTGCGCCTCGCGCCACGACCCGCCGCTGCGCCGGCCCGGCCTGCCCAAGGTGCCCTTCGTCCCGCAGCCCCTCCGCACCCGCAAGCGCCGCAAGCTCTACGAAATCCACGGGGCTGAGCCACCCCCACCGCCCGACCCCAAAGCCCCGGCGGCCGCCCCTTCGCCCAGCTCCAGCCCCGATGCCGAGGGTCCCATCGATCTGAGCAAGAAGccgcggcggcgcggcggggagcAGAACGCAGCCACGTTGCTGCCGTTCGCCGACTACCACGAGTGCACGGCGTGCCGCCTCAGCTTCAACAGCCTGGACAGCTACCTGGCCCACAAGAAGTTCTCCTGCCCCGCCACCCCGTTGCAGCCCGGTGCCATGGAGCACCTCCAGAAGATCAAAGGGGCTGTGCCCAAAGGACACCGCGACGGCGAAGGGGACAAAACGGCCCCCGCCGGCACCACCAAGGCTCTGCCACCCGCTTACCCTGCGGCCACGGTGGGGGACTCACGGTACCCTAAAGGTGCCAAAGGGCCGCTCTCCATCTGCCCCTACTGCCCACTCAACGGGACCATCAAGGGGGACCTCATCGAGCACTTCCGCCACGTCCACGGGCTCTTTGTGGCCGCTCATGGCCTCCCTGACGCCCCACGGCCCGGGGGGGGCAGGACGCCCGAGCCCCCCGCAGCCTCACCCCCGCGCCCACCCGCCCCGCGCCTCCGCCGGGACAGCTTCAACGGCAAGGAGGCTCGCGATGCCCCCCCCAAcggcagcccccggcccccCGTCTCCCCCCGGCCCCCCACCGACAAGCCCCCCACTCCGCCCTCCTATACGGACCGGGGGGTGCAGACCCCCCCGGCCAAGGCTGCGCCCGGCCCCGTGCCCAACGGCAACCACCGGTACTGTCGCCTGTGCAACATCAAGTTCAGCAGCCTGTCCACCTTCATCGCCCACAAGAAGTATTATTGCTCGTCCCACGCGGCTGAGCACGTCAAGTaa
- the ZFPM1 gene encoding zinc finger protein ZFPM1 isoform X2, with product MSRRKQSNPRQIKRSLGAMEEGEDAAAGEQSPMERDGTTSEREGSAECDACSPPSSEEVECKDVPESPKETEKSDPGENTQELSSWNGPGADGGWGWMGTGPADSIPLLADELELVVQDGERRVRARQSLPEGFSWGPFQGSIHSEPTSPGHGEASPPVTLVLGDESCWLSCLPLVSGEPDANAVIYRKDDAVWCRTTRAVREDEPMCAFVVAEPAAIPGQAVKAEPGDSPYPAALHSDIQLLPQQAGMAAILATAVVNKDVFPCKDCGIWYRSERNLQAHLMYYCASRQSAGSPAVDEKPKETYPNERVCPFPQCKKSCPSASSLEIHMRSHSGERPFVCLICLSAFTTKANCERHLKVHTDTLNGVCHSCGFISTTRDILYSHLVTNHMICQPGSKGEVYSPGPALPAAKPLTPGLSQPNNAPVLKCSLPAFIPDGLPALPQHVVLHGPLPTILPGPDATPQPASPSDTTTGPASTEAQNGETPGEGQSSSSSGEAIRIKEEPADSPAGSEAEEPKSGEAAGSPSSEPEPSSRTSSPRSLPPGKVKLELASPTPGSSPVPSEPGSGTAGGTVFLPQYLFGHEAAAVVPQASEILAKMSELVHSRLKQGHGAVPPALFTGAPVPKGATCFECEITFNNINNYYVHKRLYCSSRHLAEDSPPGARKLKVPPAAPKGPPGPGTLLSAPSGEGQRAPSGDGDVGRAATPPAPLEESKAVSPEAEVAASGRCSEDSQSPVSSEGDEDPSKTLCEACNIRFSRHETYAVHKRFYCASRHDPPLRRPGLPKVPFVPQPLRTRKRRKLYEIHGAEPPPPPDPKAPAAAPSPSSSPDAEGPIDLSKKPRRRGGEQNAATLLPFADYHECTACRLSFNSLDSYLAHKKFSCPATPLQPGAMEHLQKIKGAVPKGHRDGEGDKTAPAGTTKALPPAYPAATVGDSRYPKGAKGPLSICPYCPLNGTIKGDLIEHFRHVHGLFVAAHGLPDAPRPGGGRTPEPPAASPPRPPAPRLRRDSFNGKEARDAPPNGSPRPPVSPRPPTDKPPTPPSYTDRGVQTPPAKAAPGPVPNGNHRYCRLCNIKFSSLSTFIAHKKYYCSSHAAEHVK from the exons ATGTCCAGGAGGAAACAGAGCAACCCCCGGCAGATCAAAC gtTCCCTGGGAGCAATGGAGGAAGGTGaggatgctgctgcaggtgagcagAGCCCCATGGAGAGGGATGGGACCACCTCGGAGCGTGAGGGCTCAGCAGAGTGCGAcgcctgcagcccccccagcagcgAAG AGGTGGAGTGCAAAGATGTCCCGGAGAGCCCAAAGGAGACAGAGAAATCAGATCCTGGAGAAAACACACAGGAGCTGAGCTCTTGGAATGGACCAG GTGCTGAcgggggatggggatggatggggacgGGACCGGCTGACTCCATCCCTCTCCTTGCAGATGAACTGGAGCTGGTGGTGCAGGATGGGGAGCGCCGGGTGCGAGCCCGACAGAGCCTCCCTGAGGGCTTCTCCTGGGGACCCTTCCAGGGCAGCATCCACAGTGAGCCGACGTCACCGGGACACGGCGAGGCG AGCCCACCCGTGACGCTGGTGCTGGGGGATGAGAGCTGCTGGCTGTCCTGCCTGCCCCTGGTGTCCGGAGAGCCCGATGCCAACGCTGTCATCTACAGGAAGG ATGACGCCGTGTGGTGCAGGACCACGCGTGCCGTGCGGGAGGATGAGCCCATGTGTGCCTTCGTGGTGGCAGAGCCAGCTGCCATCCCTGGGCAGGCGGTGAAGGCAGAGCCTGGAGACTCGCCCTACCCGGCTGCGCTGCACTCCGACAtccagctgctgccccagcaggcGGGCATGGCTGCCATCCTGGCCACCGCCGTGGTGAACA agGACGTCTTCCCATGCAAGGACTGTGGGATCTGGTACCGGAGCGAGCGCAACCTGCAAGCCCACCTGATGTACTACTGTGCCAGCCGGCAGAGCGCGGGCTCACCTGCTGTGGATGAGAAGCCCAAGGAGACATACCCCAATGAGCGTGTCTGCCCCTTCCCCCAGTGCAAGAAGAGCTGCCCCAGCGCCAGCTCCTTGGAAATCCACATGCGGAGCCACAGTG GGGAGCGTCCGTTCGTCTGCCTGATCTGCCTGTCCGCCTTCACCACCAAAGCCAACTGCGAACGCCACTTGAAGGTGCACACGGACACCCTCAATG GTGTCTGCCACAGCTGCGGCTTCATCTCCACCACACGGGACATCCTCTACAGCCACCTGGTCACCAACCACATGATCTGCCAGCCAGGCTCTAAGGGAGAGGTGTACTCACCAgggccagcactgcctgctgccaaACCCCTCACCCCTG GGCTGAGCCAGCCGAACAACGCGCCCGTGCTGAAGTGCAGCCTGCCCGCCTTCATACCCGACGGGCTGCCGGCCCTACCGCAGCACGTGGTGCTGCACGGCCCTCTACCCACCATCCTGCCCGGCCCAGATGCCACCCCACAGCCCGCATCACCCTCGGACACCACCACGGGACCCGCATCCACTGAGGCGCAGAATGGTGAAACCCCTGGAGAAGGtcagtcctcctcctcctccggcGAGGCCATCCGCATCAAGGAGGAGCCAGCTGATAGCCCGGCTGGGAGCGAGGCAGAGGAACCCAAAAGTGGGGAGGCCGCTGGTAGCCCCAGCTCGGAGCCAGAGCCCAGCTCCCGGACCTCATCCCCCCGTAGCCTTCCCCCAGGGAAGGTGAAGTTGGAGCTGGCCAGCCCCACGCCGGGCTCCAGCCCCGTGCCCAGCGAGCCGGGCTCGGGCACGGCGGGCGGCACCGTCTTCCTGCCGCAGTACCTGTTTGGCCACGAGGCCGCGGCGGTGGTCCCGCAGGCATCGGAGATCCTGGCCAAGATGTCAGAGCTGGTGCACAGCCGGCTGAAGCAGGGCCACGGTGCGGTGCCGCCGGCACTGTTCACCGGAGCGCCGGTGCCGAAAGGCGCGACGTGCTTCGAGTGCGAGATCACCTTCAACAACATCAACAACTACTACGTGCACAAGCGGCTCTACTGCTCCAGCCGCCACCTGGCTGAGGACAGCCCCCCCGGTGCCCGAAAGCTCAAAGTGCCCCCAGCGGCCCCCAAGGGTCCCCCTGGCCCTGGGACGCTGCTGTCTGCTCCGTCGGGCGAAGGGCAGAGGGCTCCATCAGGGGACGGGGATGTGGGGCGCGCAGCcacgccgcccgccccgctggaagaaagcaaagcGGTGTCCCCGGAGGCGGAGGTGGCGGCATCGGGGCGGTGCAGCGAGGACAGCCAGAGCCCTGTCAGCTCGGAGGGGGACGAGGACCCCAGCAAGACGCTGTGTGAGGCGTGCAACATCCGCTTCAGCCGCCACGAGACCTACGCCGTCCACAAGCGCTTCTACTGCGCCTCGCGCCACGACCCGCCGCTGCGCCGGCCCGGCCTGCCCAAGGTGCCCTTCGTCCCGCAGCCCCTCCGCACCCGCAAGCGCCGCAAGCTCTACGAAATCCACGGGGCTGAGCCACCCCCACCGCCCGACCCCAAAGCCCCGGCGGCCGCCCCTTCGCCCAGCTCCAGCCCCGATGCCGAGGGTCCCATCGATCTGAGCAAGAAGccgcggcggcgcggcggggagcAGAACGCAGCCACGTTGCTGCCGTTCGCCGACTACCACGAGTGCACGGCGTGCCGCCTCAGCTTCAACAGCCTGGACAGCTACCTGGCCCACAAGAAGTTCTCCTGCCCCGCCACCCCGTTGCAGCCCGGTGCCATGGAGCACCTCCAGAAGATCAAAGGGGCTGTGCCCAAAGGACACCGCGACGGCGAAGGGGACAAAACGGCCCCCGCCGGCACCACCAAGGCTCTGCCACCCGCTTACCCTGCGGCCACGGTGGGGGACTCACGGTACCCTAAAGGTGCCAAAGGGCCGCTCTCCATCTGCCCCTACTGCCCACTCAACGGGACCATCAAGGGGGACCTCATCGAGCACTTCCGCCACGTCCACGGGCTCTTTGTGGCCGCTCATGGCCTCCCTGACGCCCCACGGCCCGGGGGGGGCAGGACGCCCGAGCCCCCCGCAGCCTCACCCCCGCGCCCACCCGCCCCGCGCCTCCGCCGGGACAGCTTCAACGGCAAGGAGGCTCGCGATGCCCCCCCCAAcggcagcccccggcccccCGTCTCCCCCCGGCCCCCCACCGACAAGCCCCCCACTCCGCCCTCCTATACGGACCGGGGGGTGCAGACCCCCCCGGCCAAGGCTGCGCCCGGCCCCGTGCCCAACGGCAACCACCGGTACTGTCGCCTGTGCAACATCAAGTTCAGCAGCCTGTCCACCTTCATCGCCCACAAGAAGTATTATTGCTCGTCCCACGCGGCTGAGCACGTCAAGTaa
- the ZFPM1 gene encoding zinc finger protein ZFPM1 isoform X3, giving the protein MSRRKQSNPRQIKRSLGAMEEGEDAAAGEQSPMERDGTTSEREGSAECDACSPPSSEEVECKDVPESPKETEKSDPGENTQELSSWNGPDELELVVQDGERRVRARQSLPEGFSWGPFQGSIHSEPTSPGHGEAQSPPVTLVLGDESCWLSCLPLVSGEPDANAVIYRKDDAVWCRTTRAVREDEPMCAFVVAEPAAIPGQAVKAEPGDSPYPAALHSDIQLLPQQAGMAAILATAVVNKDVFPCKDCGIWYRSERNLQAHLMYYCASRQSAGSPAVDEKPKETYPNERVCPFPQCKKSCPSASSLEIHMRSHSGERPFVCLICLSAFTTKANCERHLKVHTDTLNGVCHSCGFISTTRDILYSHLVTNHMICQPGSKGEVYSPGPALPAAKPLTPGLSQPNNAPVLKCSLPAFIPDGLPALPQHVVLHGPLPTILPGPDATPQPASPSDTTTGPASTEAQNGETPGEGQSSSSSGEAIRIKEEPADSPAGSEAEEPKSGEAAGSPSSEPEPSSRTSSPRSLPPGKVKLELASPTPGSSPVPSEPGSGTAGGTVFLPQYLFGHEAAAVVPQASEILAKMSELVHSRLKQGHGAVPPALFTGAPVPKGATCFECEITFNNINNYYVHKRLYCSSRHLAEDSPPGARKLKVPPAAPKGPPGPGTLLSAPSGEGQRAPSGDGDVGRAATPPAPLEESKAVSPEAEVAASGRCSEDSQSPVSSEGDEDPSKTLCEACNIRFSRHETYAVHKRFYCASRHDPPLRRPGLPKVPFVPQPLRTRKRRKLYEIHGAEPPPPPDPKAPAAAPSPSSSPDAEGPIDLSKKPRRRGGEQNAATLLPFADYHECTACRLSFNSLDSYLAHKKFSCPATPLQPGAMEHLQKIKGAVPKGHRDGEGDKTAPAGTTKALPPAYPAATVGDSRYPKGAKGPLSICPYCPLNGTIKGDLIEHFRHVHGLFVAAHGLPDAPRPGGGRTPEPPAASPPRPPAPRLRRDSFNGKEARDAPPNGSPRPPVSPRPPTDKPPTPPSYTDRGVQTPPAKAAPGPVPNGNHRYCRLCNIKFSSLSTFIAHKKYYCSSHAAEHVK; this is encoded by the exons ATGTCCAGGAGGAAACAGAGCAACCCCCGGCAGATCAAAC gtTCCCTGGGAGCAATGGAGGAAGGTGaggatgctgctgcaggtgagcagAGCCCCATGGAGAGGGATGGGACCACCTCGGAGCGTGAGGGCTCAGCAGAGTGCGAcgcctgcagcccccccagcagcgAAG AGGTGGAGTGCAAAGATGTCCCGGAGAGCCCAAAGGAGACAGAGAAATCAGATCCTGGAGAAAACACACAGGAGCTGAGCTCTTGGAATGGACCAG ATGAACTGGAGCTGGTGGTGCAGGATGGGGAGCGCCGGGTGCGAGCCCGACAGAGCCTCCCTGAGGGCTTCTCCTGGGGACCCTTCCAGGGCAGCATCCACAGTGAGCCGACGTCACCGGGACACGGCGAGGCG CAGAGCCCACCCGTGACGCTGGTGCTGGGGGATGAGAGCTGCTGGCTGTCCTGCCTGCCCCTGGTGTCCGGAGAGCCCGATGCCAACGCTGTCATCTACAGGAAGG ATGACGCCGTGTGGTGCAGGACCACGCGTGCCGTGCGGGAGGATGAGCCCATGTGTGCCTTCGTGGTGGCAGAGCCAGCTGCCATCCCTGGGCAGGCGGTGAAGGCAGAGCCTGGAGACTCGCCCTACCCGGCTGCGCTGCACTCCGACAtccagctgctgccccagcaggcGGGCATGGCTGCCATCCTGGCCACCGCCGTGGTGAACA agGACGTCTTCCCATGCAAGGACTGTGGGATCTGGTACCGGAGCGAGCGCAACCTGCAAGCCCACCTGATGTACTACTGTGCCAGCCGGCAGAGCGCGGGCTCACCTGCTGTGGATGAGAAGCCCAAGGAGACATACCCCAATGAGCGTGTCTGCCCCTTCCCCCAGTGCAAGAAGAGCTGCCCCAGCGCCAGCTCCTTGGAAATCCACATGCGGAGCCACAGTG GGGAGCGTCCGTTCGTCTGCCTGATCTGCCTGTCCGCCTTCACCACCAAAGCCAACTGCGAACGCCACTTGAAGGTGCACACGGACACCCTCAATG GTGTCTGCCACAGCTGCGGCTTCATCTCCACCACACGGGACATCCTCTACAGCCACCTGGTCACCAACCACATGATCTGCCAGCCAGGCTCTAAGGGAGAGGTGTACTCACCAgggccagcactgcctgctgccaaACCCCTCACCCCTG GGCTGAGCCAGCCGAACAACGCGCCCGTGCTGAAGTGCAGCCTGCCCGCCTTCATACCCGACGGGCTGCCGGCCCTACCGCAGCACGTGGTGCTGCACGGCCCTCTACCCACCATCCTGCCCGGCCCAGATGCCACCCCACAGCCCGCATCACCCTCGGACACCACCACGGGACCCGCATCCACTGAGGCGCAGAATGGTGAAACCCCTGGAGAAGGtcagtcctcctcctcctccggcGAGGCCATCCGCATCAAGGAGGAGCCAGCTGATAGCCCGGCTGGGAGCGAGGCAGAGGAACCCAAAAGTGGGGAGGCCGCTGGTAGCCCCAGCTCGGAGCCAGAGCCCAGCTCCCGGACCTCATCCCCCCGTAGCCTTCCCCCAGGGAAGGTGAAGTTGGAGCTGGCCAGCCCCACGCCGGGCTCCAGCCCCGTGCCCAGCGAGCCGGGCTCGGGCACGGCGGGCGGCACCGTCTTCCTGCCGCAGTACCTGTTTGGCCACGAGGCCGCGGCGGTGGTCCCGCAGGCATCGGAGATCCTGGCCAAGATGTCAGAGCTGGTGCACAGCCGGCTGAAGCAGGGCCACGGTGCGGTGCCGCCGGCACTGTTCACCGGAGCGCCGGTGCCGAAAGGCGCGACGTGCTTCGAGTGCGAGATCACCTTCAACAACATCAACAACTACTACGTGCACAAGCGGCTCTACTGCTCCAGCCGCCACCTGGCTGAGGACAGCCCCCCCGGTGCCCGAAAGCTCAAAGTGCCCCCAGCGGCCCCCAAGGGTCCCCCTGGCCCTGGGACGCTGCTGTCTGCTCCGTCGGGCGAAGGGCAGAGGGCTCCATCAGGGGACGGGGATGTGGGGCGCGCAGCcacgccgcccgccccgctggaagaaagcaaagcGGTGTCCCCGGAGGCGGAGGTGGCGGCATCGGGGCGGTGCAGCGAGGACAGCCAGAGCCCTGTCAGCTCGGAGGGGGACGAGGACCCCAGCAAGACGCTGTGTGAGGCGTGCAACATCCGCTTCAGCCGCCACGAGACCTACGCCGTCCACAAGCGCTTCTACTGCGCCTCGCGCCACGACCCGCCGCTGCGCCGGCCCGGCCTGCCCAAGGTGCCCTTCGTCCCGCAGCCCCTCCGCACCCGCAAGCGCCGCAAGCTCTACGAAATCCACGGGGCTGAGCCACCCCCACCGCCCGACCCCAAAGCCCCGGCGGCCGCCCCTTCGCCCAGCTCCAGCCCCGATGCCGAGGGTCCCATCGATCTGAGCAAGAAGccgcggcggcgcggcggggagcAGAACGCAGCCACGTTGCTGCCGTTCGCCGACTACCACGAGTGCACGGCGTGCCGCCTCAGCTTCAACAGCCTGGACAGCTACCTGGCCCACAAGAAGTTCTCCTGCCCCGCCACCCCGTTGCAGCCCGGTGCCATGGAGCACCTCCAGAAGATCAAAGGGGCTGTGCCCAAAGGACACCGCGACGGCGAAGGGGACAAAACGGCCCCCGCCGGCACCACCAAGGCTCTGCCACCCGCTTACCCTGCGGCCACGGTGGGGGACTCACGGTACCCTAAAGGTGCCAAAGGGCCGCTCTCCATCTGCCCCTACTGCCCACTCAACGGGACCATCAAGGGGGACCTCATCGAGCACTTCCGCCACGTCCACGGGCTCTTTGTGGCCGCTCATGGCCTCCCTGACGCCCCACGGCCCGGGGGGGGCAGGACGCCCGAGCCCCCCGCAGCCTCACCCCCGCGCCCACCCGCCCCGCGCCTCCGCCGGGACAGCTTCAACGGCAAGGAGGCTCGCGATGCCCCCCCCAAcggcagcccccggcccccCGTCTCCCCCCGGCCCCCCACCGACAAGCCCCCCACTCCGCCCTCCTATACGGACCGGGGGGTGCAGACCCCCCCGGCCAAGGCTGCGCCCGGCCCCGTGCCCAACGGCAACCACCGGTACTGTCGCCTGTGCAACATCAAGTTCAGCAGCCTGTCCACCTTCATCGCCCACAAGAAGTATTATTGCTCGTCCCACGCGGCTGAGCACGTCAAGTaa